The DNA window GTTTTTCTCCTTTTCCCTTGTGTTAGGCTATTCAAATAATTTCATGGCTTGCAAAATATAAGTCCAATTCCCTAAAAAAGTACAAGCAGGTTGGACCAATCCTGCAAATTATGTGTCCGTTACTTGCAGAATCCACTAACGAAGAAGATGATGATCTAGCACCAGACCGAGCTGCTGCAGAAGTTATTGATACCATGGCTATAAATCTTCCAAAGCAAGTATTTTCACCTGTTTTTGAGTTTGCTTCTTTAAGCAGTCAGAATGCCAATCCAAAGTTTAGGGAAGCTTCAGTTACCGCTTTAGGCGTTGTATCAGAAGGTTGTTTAGAGTTGATGAAAACCAAATTGGAGCCTGTACTTCATGTTATCTTGGGAGCACTTAGGGATCCCGAGCAAATGGTACGAGGGGCTGCATCCTTTGCACTTGGTCAATTTGCTGAGCATCTGCAGCCTGAGATAGTATCGCATTATGCAACCGTTCTTCCTTCTATATTGAATGCCCTAGAGGATGCATCTGATGAAGTAAAGGTGACCATTTGATGCCACCTGTATTACAACTATATTACATTGTAGATTTGCCTAACCTGGCAACTTTTCACTTTTTATGTGTCAGGAGAAGTCATATTATGCACTGGCAGCATTTTGTGAGAACATGGGTGATGAAATTCTTCCTTTTCTGGATCCTTTGATGGGAAAATTACTTGCTGCTCTCCAAAGTAGTCCTCGTAATTTGCAGGAGACTTGCATGGTATGATTTCAAGGCATTTTCATGAGTAATATTACGCTTCAAATTAATTTGGTATTCTCAATTTTAAAATCCTTTGTATGTCACTGTAGTCCGCAATTGGTTCAGTTGCAACTGCTGCAGAACAAGCTTTTGTTCCATATGCTGAAAGGGTTCTTGAGTTGATGAAAATTTTCATGGTGCTTGCGAATGATGAGGACCTCCGATCGCGAGCAAGGGCTACTGAGTTAGTTGGAATAGTTGCAATGTCTGTTGGGAAGGCTAGGATGGAACCAATATTGCCCCCCTTCATTGAAGCTGCTATATCTGTATGTACTTTGTTGCTTCACAATGTGCAGAAATGAACATTTTGAGACATTTGATTTAGGGTTTATTTGTCCAGGGTTTTGGGTTAGAGTTCAGTGAGCTTCGGGAGTACACCCATGGGTTTTTCAGCAATGTGGCTGAACTCTTAGGTGATTCATTTGCTCAGGTATTCCATCTTGTGATAATCTTACTGTTATATGCGTATAATAAACATGACATAAAATAATATCCTATATGCCTATTTGTACAGTACCTTCCTCATGTAGTTCCTCTGGCATTTTCCTCTTGCAACCTTGATGATGGCTCTGCTGTGGATGTTGATGATTCTGACGAGGATGAAAATGTCAGCGGATTTGGCGGTGTATCATCTGATGACGAAGCACATGATGAACCGAGAGTTCGTAATATCAGTGTGAGAACTGGTGTTTTGGATGAAAAAGCAGCTGCTACTCAAGCTCTTGGCTTATTTGCTCTGCATACAAAGATTTTCTACGTGCCGTATCCTTGATTATGTATTTTATAAAGATGCGAACTTTTCCAGATTCAATATTGAAACATGTTTATGATATCTGGATACCTTAATTTGTATTTAAGGTACATAGAGGAGACCCTGAAGATTTTGGTTAGACACTCTACTTATTTTCACGAGGATGTTCGGCTTCAGGCGATAACCTCATTGAAATGTGAGTCACGATGCCTGAGATGTACGTCCGTTATCATCTGGCTTGTTACACTTCAGTGATTGGATCTAAACATTCTCGTGCTTGGCGCATTTATCCGAAGACAATTCCCGACAAGCttattttatgtaattgttGACATTCTAAAGAATTCACATGTGTGCGTTGCCTAGTATTTCGAGGCTCAAAACCAAGTCTCACCTTGTGCATCTACTGTGAAAGATAATACTGCTTTCTGATATTTATGTTGTATATAAATTAACATTAAAATACCAAAATTAAATGCATATTTGTTGAGATGCCCAGTTTTCTTGTAGACTGCGAGAAGATTATATGCCTGCTGGCTTTGATGGCTTTCTCTAGATTGCGGTAGACAGTTGGGATAGATTGTGGTTCTCCGTTTATTTGTTCATTGGCTTGTCTGAACTCGAAATGCATTGTTGCATTTTAGATATGTTCCTGACCTAATCCTCTTGGGATTATAGTTAGCTGTCAACTTAGTTTCTATACTGGTGGTCTATTGTGATATTTTTTATCTGTCCATTATCTACTTATATTGGATCTCAGGTCTTACTTTTGGATTTAAAATTATGATGACAGATATTTTGACAGTCATTCAAGCAGTATCCCAGAATCATAATGTAAGTGTAGAATGACCGCACCTTTAATAAATATCTGTTTATTATCTATGTGTGGAATTGAATTGTTTATGATGAAAGAGCTCTGTGCGTTCTGGTTCCAATTGTGGGTAGCTTGTGATTTACCATCTGATAAAACTATTGCTTTTTTGCTTACTATTTCTTATTCTTGTACAGTTTTTTGAATTTGTCGAAAtatcttttatattttatgttttagtgGTTCCTTTATTTATTGTcgatttattttgggcaaatcTTTATCATGAtgaattatgtttttttttttgcaggaAGGAATCACTAAGACAAAAGAGGTTCTTGGTGAGTGTCTCATAACTGTTGCAACTTCAGGATTTTTCTATGCTAATCTCATTTATATGTTGTCCATGGTTTCTTGGTGGACAGATACTATAATGGACATCTATGTGAAAGCAATGACGGAAGATGATGACAAGGAAGTTGTTGCTCAAGCCTGTATGTGCATTGCCGACATCATTAATGATTTTGGGTACTTGGCTGTCGAGCCTTGTAAGTTGTGAAACTTGATTGTCTGTTATGTCTTGTTGAACGTTTGgtcataaaaaattaatatgctTCCTTCctttttcaaaattaatatgCTTCCTTCCTTTTTCTATGTTCCAAATAAAGACATGCCTTCACTTGTTGAAGCTACTTTGGTATTACTCCGTGAGGAATCTACATGTCAGCAGATTGAATCGGACGGTGAGATTGAGGAGGATGCTGAACATGACGAAGTGCTCATGGATGCAGTTTCTGACCTCCTCCCTGCCTTTGCAAAGGCAATGGGTGCTCAATTTTCTCCAATTTTTTCGCAGCTGTTTGAACCTTTGATGAAGTTTGCGGTTAGTGGTCAGCATTTGTAAATCATTTAACTCCGATTACTTCTTTTTTATTGTTGCATTCTTTATGGCTTTGTTAATTACTATTACAGAAAGCATCACGCTCACCACAAGATAGGACTATGGTTGTTGCAAGCCTTGCAGAAGTTGCGCAGCATATGGGTGCTCCAATTTCTAGCTATGTTGATGTAAACtttattaattaaatcacaAACAACTTTAATTTCTTTTTGAGGGAAATCAATTTATGGAGACCATTACTATCTTTTAGGTTGTGATGCATCTTGTACTCAAAGAACTAGGATCAGCTGATGCGACAAATCGGAGGAATTCAGCATTTTGTGTGGGCGAGCTGTGCAAAAACGGTGGTCACTCTGCCTTGAAGTATCCTTCTACATGCTGGAGTCTCATTCAGTAATAAATTACTGTCACCATATATGCATACACCGCGGTATTGGAACTGTTGACACTCAGAGAACAATTACTAAGAATATATCGTAACATGTCTGTTGAAACTTTACAG is part of the Primulina eburnea isolate SZY01 chromosome 1, ASM2296580v1, whole genome shotgun sequence genome and encodes:
- the LOC140829658 gene encoding uncharacterized protein: MAQSLELLLIQFLMPDNDARRQAEDQIKRLSKDPQVVPALVHHLRTAKTPNVRQLAAVLLRKKITGHWSKLSTQLRLVVKQSLIESITMEHSAPVRRASANVVSIIAKYAVPSGEWPDLLPFLFQCSQSAQEEHREVALILFSSLTETIGNSFRPYFTDLQALLLKCLQDETSNRVRVAALKAVGSFMEFTHDETEVVKFREFIPSILNVSRQCLASGEEDVAVLAFEIFDELIESPAPFLGDSIKAIVQFSLEVCASSNLESNTRHQAIQIISWLAKYKSNSLKKYKQVGPILQIMCPLLAESTNEEDDDLAPDRAAAEVIDTMAINLPKQVFSPVFEFASLSSQNANPKFREASVTALGVVSEGCLELMKTKLEPVLHVILGALRDPEQMVRGAASFALGQFAEHLQPEIVSHYATVLPSILNALEDASDEVKEKSYYALAAFCENMGDEILPFLDPLMGKLLAALQSSPRNLQETCMSAIGSVATAAEQAFVPYAERVLELMKIFMVLANDEDLRSRARATELVGIVAMSVGKARMEPILPPFIEAAISGFGLEFSELREYTHGFFSNVAELLGDSFAQYLPHVVPLAFSSCNLDDGSAVDVDDSDEDENVSGFGGVSSDDEAHDEPRVRNISVRTGVLDEKAAATQALGLFALHTKIFYVPYIEETLKILVRHSTYFHEDVRLQAITSLKYILTVIQAVSQNHNEGITKTKEVLDTIMDIYVKAMTEDDDKEVVAQACMCIADIINDFGYLAVEPYMPSLVEATLVLLREESTCQQIESDGEIEEDAEHDEVLMDAVSDLLPAFAKAMGAQFSPIFSQLFEPLMKFAKASRSPQDRTMVVASLAEVAQHMGAPISSYVDVVMHLVLKELGSADATNRRNSAFCVGELCKNGGHSALKYYADVLSRLHPLFGESEPDNAVRDNAAGAVARMIMSHPESIPLNQVLPVFLQVLPLKEDHEESLTVYGCICNLVLSSNTQILSFVPQLVNLFAEVAVSPDETPEVKVYIGRAFSHLISIYGHQMQPLLGNLSPTQANALAAITPKS